A genomic segment from Gammaproteobacteria bacterium encodes:
- the alr gene encoding alanine racemase: MICHAVATIDHSALRHNLQLVRAVAPRSGVIAVIKANAYGHNVESMIDSLDAADLFGVAHVGEAVALRQAGCTKPLLVLEGFFDTEERAACVRYDLQVVVHHQLQIDLLRQTTLSRPLHTWLKIDTGMHRLGFALDSAAQALQQLQSCRNVASITAMSHFAGADELDSSRTERQLQRFNQVTDGWNLPRSMANSAGVFSQPQSHFDWVRPGIALYGISPFGHQPASSLGLRPVMTLRSCLMAINDIKAGEAVGYGATWRTQRDTRIGVIGIGYGDGYPRHARNGTPVLVNGRQVPLAGRVSMDMICVDLGPDSHDKVGDPVVLWGKGLAAEVIADYANTIAYELVCGITSRVRLDHVHS, translated from the coding sequence ATGATTTGTCATGCCGTAGCGACCATTGACCATTCGGCGCTGCGCCATAATTTACAACTGGTGCGTGCTGTAGCGCCCCGCTCGGGCGTGATTGCGGTGATCAAGGCCAATGCCTATGGTCACAACGTGGAGTCGATGATTGACTCGCTGGATGCTGCCGATTTGTTTGGTGTCGCCCACGTGGGCGAGGCGGTGGCCCTGCGTCAGGCCGGTTGCACCAAACCATTGCTGGTACTGGAAGGGTTTTTTGATACTGAAGAGCGTGCAGCCTGCGTTCGTTACGACTTGCAGGTGGTGGTGCACCATCAGTTGCAGATCGATTTGCTGCGGCAGACCACTTTGTCCAGACCGCTGCATACCTGGCTCAAAATCGATACCGGCATGCACCGTCTGGGGTTTGCGCTGGACAGCGCTGCTCAGGCGTTGCAGCAATTGCAGAGCTGCCGCAATGTTGCCAGCATCACGGCGATGAGCCACTTTGCCGGTGCCGACGAGCTGGACAGTTCCCGCACCGAGCGCCAGCTGCAGCGGTTTAATCAGGTGACCGATGGCTGGAATTTGCCGCGCAGCATGGCCAATTCCGCCGGGGTGTTTTCCCAGCCGCAGAGCCATTTTGACTGGGTGCGCCCCGGCATTGCCCTGTACGGCATTTCACCGTTTGGTCATCAGCCGGCCAGTAGTCTGGGATTGCGTCCGGTGATGACGCTGCGCAGTTGTCTGATGGCGATCAATGACATCAAGGCCGGTGAAGCGGTGGGGTACGGCGCAACCTGGCGTACCCAGCGTGACACCCGGATCGGTGTGATCGGCATAGGTTACGGCGACGGCTATCCCCGTCATGCGCGCAATGGTACGCCAGTACTCGTCAATGGTCGTCAGGTACCGTTGGCAGGTCGGGTCAGCATGGACATGATCTGCGTGGATCTGGGGCCGGACAGCCACGATAAAGTCGGTGACCCGGTGGTGCTGTGGGGCAAAGGGCTGGCGGCGGAAGTGATTGCCGACTATGCCAATACCATTGCCTACGAACTGGTGTGCGGAATCACCTCACGGGTGCGTTTGGATCACGTTCATAGTTGA
- the dnaB gene encoding replicative DNA helicase — translation MSDPVISSPIKDAQTERLRIPPHSMEAEQAILGGLMLDNSTWDQVSDVILQEDFYRHDHKLIFEALSQLAAQNQPLDVITVSEFLANRNQLDQVGGLAYLGTLAKNTPSASNIKHYAAIVRERAILRSLITIGGTLTERAFNTEGRSSEEILDEAERMVFQIAEKGAKGKKGFVGINELLNRAVDKIDQLFQQDNPITGVPTGFTDFDGQTAGLQPGDLVIVAGRPSMGKTTFAMNIAENVAVLAGLPVAVFSMEMPGDSLAMRMMSSIGKIDQKNLRSGNLADEDWPKLTNAVGILNDAPIFIDDTPALSPNELRARCRRLTREIGPLGLVVIDYLQLMQVPGNNENRASEISEISRNLKGMAKELNAPVIALSQLNRSLEQRPNKRPVMSDLRESGAIEQDADLIVFIYRDEVYNPDSPDKGTAEIIIGKQRNGPIGTVRQTFLGRYTRFEDYVPTIYDDEGYE, via the coding sequence ATGTCAGACCCGGTAATTTCATCGCCAATTAAAGATGCCCAAACAGAACGCCTACGCATACCGCCACATTCCATGGAGGCGGAGCAGGCGATTCTGGGGGGCTTGATGCTGGACAACAGCACCTGGGATCAGGTGTCGGACGTTATTCTTCAGGAAGATTTTTACCGCCACGATCACAAATTGATTTTTGAAGCCTTGTCGCAACTGGCAGCGCAGAATCAGCCGCTGGACGTAATTACCGTCTCAGAATTTTTGGCCAATCGCAATCAACTGGATCAGGTGGGCGGATTGGCCTATCTGGGGACCTTGGCGAAAAATACTCCCAGCGCTTCCAACATCAAACACTACGCGGCCATTGTGCGCGAGCGCGCCATTTTGCGCAGCCTGATCACCATTGGTGGCACCTTGACCGAACGGGCGTTCAACACCGAGGGTCGCAGCAGCGAAGAAATTCTCGATGAAGCCGAGCGCATGGTGTTCCAGATCGCTGAAAAAGGCGCCAAGGGTAAAAAGGGCTTTGTCGGAATCAACGAACTGCTCAATCGCGCGGTCGACAAAATCGACCAATTGTTCCAGCAGGACAATCCCATTACCGGTGTACCCACAGGATTCACCGATTTTGACGGTCAGACGGCGGGTTTGCAGCCGGGTGATCTGGTCATTGTTGCCGGTCGTCCATCCATGGGTAAAACCACGTTTGCGATGAATATTGCCGAAAATGTCGCCGTGCTGGCCGGTTTGCCGGTGGCGGTGTTCAGTATGGAGATGCCGGGCGACTCGCTGGCGATGCGTATGATGTCGTCAATAGGCAAGATCGATCAGAAGAATTTGCGCTCGGGTAATCTGGCTGATGAAGACTGGCCGAAACTCACCAACGCGGTGGGTATCCTCAATGATGCGCCGATTTTCATTGACGATACCCCCGCGCTTAGCCCGAACGAATTGCGTGCCCGCTGCCGGCGTTTGACGCGGGAAATCGGTCCGCTGGGCCTGGTGGTGATCGACTACTTGCAGCTGATGCAGGTACCGGGCAACAATGAAAACCGTGCCTCGGAAATTTCCGAAATTTCGCGTAACCTCAAGGGCATGGCCAAGGAACTGAACGCGCCGGTTATTGCCTTGTCACAGCTCAACCGCAGCTTGGAACAGCGCCCCAACAAACGTCCGGTTATGTCGGACTTGCGTGAATCGGGTGCGATCGAACAGGACGCTGACTTGATCGTGTTCATTTATCGCGATGAAGTGTACAACCCCGACAGCCCCGACAAGGGAACCGCGGAAATCATCATCGGCAAGCAGCGTAATGGCCCCATCGGTACTGTACGTCAGACCTTCCTGGGTCGATACACTCGATTCGAAGACTATGTGCCTACCATTTATGATGACGAGGGTTATGAATGA
- the rplI gene encoding 50S ribosomal protein L9 produces MEIILLEKVKNLGAIGDRVNVRAGYGRNFLIPQGKAVPATANNVQAFESRRADLEAQAAERLAAAQARLAQLEALTVQISSVAGDEGKLYGSIGTRDIADATTAAGVALAKGEVSLPDGAIRYAGEYQISVQLHADVSGVLKLVVTAA; encoded by the coding sequence ATGGAAATCATTCTGCTGGAAAAAGTAAAAAATCTGGGCGCCATCGGTGACCGGGTAAACGTTCGCGCTGGTTACGGACGTAATTTTCTGATTCCTCAAGGCAAGGCAGTTCCTGCCACTGCTAACAACGTGCAAGCTTTCGAATCGCGTCGCGCTGATTTGGAAGCGCAAGCGGCTGAAAGACTGGCTGCTGCCCAGGCGCGCCTGGCGCAACTGGAAGCATTGACTGTGCAGATCAGCAGCGTAGCTGGTGACGAAGGCAAACTGTACGGCTCAATCGGTACACGCGATATCGCAGACGCAACAACGGCTGCGGGCGTTGCTCTGGCCAAGGGCGAGGTTTCTCTGCCTGATGGTGCGATCCGTTATGCGGGCGAATACCAAATCAGTGTACAATTGCACGCAGACGTCAGCGGCGTTCTGAAGCTGGTTGTAACTGCCGCCTAA